A genomic window from Variovorax paradoxus includes:
- a CDS encoding Gfo/Idh/MocA family protein, translating to MATQRLGIIMHGVTGRMGMNQHLIRSICAIRAQGGVTLSNGDKVMPDPILIGRNAEKMEALAKAHSIPRWGTDLDKALENKDDTIFFDAGTTQMRPTLLAKAIRAGKHVYCEKPIATNLNEAVEIARLAEGSGLKHGAVQDKLFLPGLRKLDMLRRAGFFGRMLSVRLEFGYWVFEGDLQPIQRPSWNYRKEDGGGMILDMMCHWRYVLDNLFGEVKSVSCIGATHIPKRWDEAGKPYEATADDAAYATCELTGHNGEPVIAQINMSWVTRVRRDDLVTFHVDGTDGSAVAGLSSCRAQSRVATPRPVWNPDEKQMMNFFDQWQEIPDSQVYDNGFKIQWEHFIRHVVENEPYKWTLPEGAKGVQLVEAALESWKDRRWVDVPALKV from the coding sequence ATGGCCACCCAACGTCTAGGAATCATCATGCACGGCGTCACCGGCCGCATGGGCATGAACCAACATCTGATCCGCTCTATCTGCGCCATCCGCGCGCAAGGCGGCGTCACGCTGTCGAATGGCGACAAGGTCATGCCCGACCCGATCCTCATCGGCCGCAACGCCGAGAAGATGGAAGCGCTGGCCAAGGCCCACAGCATCCCGCGCTGGGGCACCGACCTCGACAAGGCACTGGAGAACAAGGACGACACCATCTTCTTCGACGCCGGCACCACGCAGATGCGCCCCACGCTGCTGGCCAAGGCCATCCGCGCTGGCAAGCACGTGTATTGCGAGAAGCCGATTGCCACCAACCTGAACGAAGCGGTGGAGATCGCCCGCCTCGCCGAAGGCTCTGGCCTGAAACACGGCGCAGTGCAAGACAAGCTCTTCCTGCCCGGCCTGCGCAAGCTCGACATGCTGCGCCGCGCCGGCTTCTTCGGTCGCATGCTCAGCGTGCGCCTGGAGTTCGGCTACTGGGTGTTCGAGGGCGACCTGCAGCCCATTCAGCGCCCGAGCTGGAACTACCGCAAGGAAGACGGCGGCGGCATGATCCTCGACATGATGTGCCACTGGCGCTACGTGCTGGACAACCTGTTCGGCGAGGTGAAGTCGGTGTCGTGCATCGGCGCCACGCACATCCCCAAGCGTTGGGACGAAGCCGGCAAGCCGTATGAGGCCACCGCCGACGACGCGGCCTACGCCACTTGCGAGCTCACCGGCCACAACGGCGAACCCGTCATCGCGCAGATCAACATGAGCTGGGTCACGCGCGTGCGCCGCGACGACCTCGTGACCTTCCACGTCGACGGCACCGATGGCTCGGCCGTAGCGGGCCTGTCGAGCTGCCGCGCCCAGTCGCGCGTGGCCACGCCGCGCCCGGTGTGGAACCCCGACGAGAAGCAGATGATGAATTTCTTCGACCAGTGGCAGGAGATTCCGGACTCGCAGGTCTACGACAACGGCTTCAAGATCCAGTGGGAACACTTCATCCGCCACGTGGTCGAGAACGAGCCGTACAAGTGGACGCTGCCCGAGGGCGCCAAGGGCGTGCAGTTGGTCGAGGCGGCACTCGAATCGTGGAAAGACCGCCGTTGGGTCGACGTGCCCGCGCTGAAGGTCTGA
- a CDS encoding dihydrodipicolinate synthase family protein produces MALSLTLPTASGSLAPYALRGTAPVKPDAGTKFNRIAYSAAHVVADPLAAIDPWLQCAVDWDTTIAYRRHLFSLGLGVAEAMDTAQRGMGLDWPTSLELIRRSLDAARDVPGALVASGCGTDHLDIDSVKSIDDVIRGYEEQMAAIEALGGKLIVMASRALARVAKSPADYERVYDRILSQAKQPVVLHWLGDMFDPALAGYWGTKDVDAAMDTALGIIAAHPEKVDGIKISLLDKDKEIAMRRRLPPGVRMYTGDDFNYAELIAGDGFGSEPTHGKSDALLGIFDAIAPAASAALGALAQGNTEKFHAILGPTVPLSRHIFAAPTRFYKTGVVFMAWLNGHQKHFTMVGGQQSTRSLQHFAELFRLADAANLLEQPELAVHRMKTLLALHGVES; encoded by the coding sequence ATGGCTCTTTCGCTAACCCTTCCCACTGCGAGCGGTTCGCTCGCGCCCTACGCCCTGCGCGGCACCGCGCCGGTGAAGCCCGATGCGGGCACCAAGTTCAACCGCATCGCCTACTCGGCCGCGCACGTGGTGGCCGATCCGCTCGCCGCGATCGACCCGTGGCTGCAATGCGCGGTCGACTGGGACACCACCATCGCCTATCGCCGCCACCTGTTCTCGCTGGGCCTGGGCGTGGCCGAGGCGATGGACACCGCGCAGCGCGGCATGGGGCTGGACTGGCCGACCTCGCTCGAGCTGATCCGCCGCTCGCTCGATGCCGCGAGGGACGTGCCCGGCGCACTGGTCGCCTCGGGCTGCGGCACCGACCACCTGGACATCGACAGCGTGAAGAGCATCGATGACGTGATCCGCGGCTACGAAGAGCAGATGGCCGCCATCGAGGCGCTCGGCGGCAAGCTGATCGTGATGGCCAGCCGCGCGCTGGCCCGCGTGGCGAAGAGCCCCGCCGACTACGAGCGCGTGTACGACCGCATCCTGAGCCAGGCGAAGCAGCCGGTGGTGTTGCACTGGCTGGGCGACATGTTCGATCCGGCGCTGGCGGGCTACTGGGGCACGAAGGATGTCGATGCGGCGATGGACACGGCGCTGGGCATCATCGCGGCGCATCCGGAGAAGGTCGACGGCATCAAGATCTCGCTGCTCGACAAGGACAAGGAAATTGCGATGCGGCGCCGCCTGCCGCCGGGTGTTCGCATGTACACGGGCGACGACTTCAACTACGCCGAGCTGATTGCCGGTGATGGCTTCGGCAGCGAGCCGACGCATGGCAAGAGCGATGCGCTGCTGGGTATCTTCGACGCGATTGCACCAGCTGCCAGTGCCGCACTGGGGGCGCTGGCACAAGGCAACACCGAGAAGTTCCACGCCATCCTCGGCCCGACGGTGCCGTTGTCGCGCCACATCTTCGCGGCGCCTACGCGCTTCTACAAGACCGGCGTGGTGTTCATGGCCTGGCTCAACGGCCACCAGAAGCACTTCACGATGGTGGGCGGGCAACAGAGCACGCGTTCGCTGCAGCACTTTGCCGAACTGTTCCGCCTGGCCGATGCGGCCAATCTGCTGGAGCAGCCGGAACTGGCGGTGCACCGCATGAAGACGCTGCTGGCTTTGCACGGCGTGGAAAGTTGA
- a CDS encoding sugar phosphate isomerase/epimerase family protein has product MRDFSQNHDWLSINTATVRKQSGVEVPLDRIIDQCAERGIRAISLWRDQVAAVGLDKVAKQLKAHGIGLSGYCRGGFFPAPDAAGLKAALDDNRRAIDEAKTLDAPCLVLVVGALPGALEGKVAYKDIGRARSEVRDGIAASLEYAREVGMPLAIEPLHPMQAADRACINTLEHALDLCDELDAGKSGMLGVALDIYHVWWDPKLQQQIARAGRERLLAYHVCDWLTPTRDLLSDRGMMGDGVVELKKIRGWVEDAGFAGFSEVEIFSNLDWWQRPGHETLDVCIERHKQAV; this is encoded by the coding sequence ATGCGCGATTTCTCGCAGAACCACGACTGGCTGTCGATCAACACCGCCACCGTGCGCAAGCAGTCGGGCGTCGAGGTGCCGCTGGACCGCATCATCGACCAGTGCGCCGAGCGCGGCATCCGCGCGATCAGCCTCTGGCGCGACCAGGTGGCGGCCGTCGGCCTCGACAAGGTGGCGAAGCAGCTGAAGGCGCACGGCATCGGCCTCTCGGGCTACTGCCGCGGCGGTTTCTTCCCCGCGCCCGATGCAGCTGGCCTGAAGGCCGCGCTCGACGACAACCGCCGCGCCATCGACGAAGCGAAGACGCTCGATGCGCCCTGCCTCGTGCTGGTGGTCGGCGCCTTGCCCGGCGCGCTCGAAGGCAAGGTCGCCTACAAGGACATCGGCCGCGCACGCAGCGAGGTGCGCGACGGCATCGCCGCATCGCTCGAATACGCCCGCGAAGTCGGCATGCCACTCGCCATCGAGCCCCTGCACCCGATGCAGGCAGCCGACCGTGCATGCATCAACACGCTGGAGCACGCACTCGACCTCTGCGATGAACTCGACGCAGGCAAGAGCGGCATGCTCGGCGTGGCCCTCGACATCTATCACGTGTGGTGGGACCCGAAGCTGCAACAGCAGATTGCCCGCGCCGGCCGCGAGCGCCTGCTGGCGTATCACGTCTGCGATTGGCTCACGCCCACGCGCGACCTGCTGAGCGACCGCGGGATGATGGGTGATGGCGTGGTCGAGCTGAAGAAGATCCGCGGGTGGGTGGAAGACGCGGGCTTCGCGGGATTCAGCGAAGTGGAGATCTTCTCGAACCTCGACTGGTGGCAGCGGCCTGGTCACGAGACCCTGGACGTCTGCATCGAGCGGCACAAGCAGGCTGTCTAG